A window of the Halococcus agarilyticus genome harbors these coding sequences:
- a CDS encoding ABC transporter ATP-binding protein yields the protein MSSNADHVVALENVEVHFDNERLFGLMGSETVHAVDDVSLTIPENDVVALVGESGCGKTTLGKTAIGVQRPTGGRVTYRGQDIWETKDDRGLFRGNDDPDAVSFAEIRRSLQMIHQDPGSSLNANYTVESILSDPLKKWEPDLNRSDRRERILGFLEYVGMTPAEDYATRYPHQLSGGEQQRVALIRALLMNPDLILADEAISALDVSLRVEMMDLMIELQDRFDTSYLFISHDLSNAKYITQRAGGRIGIMYLGELVEIGPVTQVINDPQHPYTKVLLWATSDLDRPDEIGDPPVRKIDIPDPADPPSGCRFHTRCLEARDVCRREQPKLLGDGHRAACFRERDDHAYWDSDEISDEMDGIATNR from the coding sequence ATGAGCTCGAACGCCGATCACGTCGTCGCGCTCGAAAACGTCGAGGTGCACTTCGACAACGAGCGGCTCTTCGGCCTGATGGGGTCCGAGACGGTCCACGCCGTCGACGACGTGTCGCTCACAATCCCCGAAAACGACGTCGTCGCGCTCGTCGGCGAGTCCGGTTGCGGGAAGACGACCCTCGGCAAGACCGCCATCGGCGTCCAGCGCCCGACCGGCGGGCGCGTCACGTATCGCGGCCAGGACATCTGGGAGACCAAAGACGACCGCGGGCTCTTCCGGGGCAATGACGATCCGGACGCGGTTTCGTTCGCCGAGATCAGGCGCTCACTCCAGATGATCCATCAGGATCCGGGAAGCTCGCTCAACGCGAACTACACCGTCGAATCGATTCTCTCGGACCCGTTGAAGAAGTGGGAGCCCGATTTGAACCGCAGCGACAGACGGGAGCGAATCCTCGGCTTCTTGGAGTACGTCGGGATGACACCGGCGGAGGACTATGCGACCCGGTACCCCCATCAGCTCTCGGGTGGCGAACAGCAACGTGTCGCGTTGATCCGCGCGCTGTTGATGAACCCCGACCTCATCCTTGCCGACGAGGCGATCAGTGCATTAGACGTCTCGCTCCGAGTCGAGATGATGGACCTCATGATCGAGCTACAGGATCGGTTCGACACCTCGTATCTGTTCATCTCACACGACCTTTCGAACGCAAAGTACATTACGCAGCGGGCGGGCGGACGGATCGGAATCATGTATCTCGGCGAACTCGTCGAGATCGGCCCGGTCACGCAGGTCATCAATGATCCGCAACATCCCTATACGAAGGTCTTGTTATGGGCGACGTCCGACCTAGATCGGCCCGATGAGATAGGCGATCCACCGGTGCGCAAGATCGATATCCCGGACCCAGCGGACCCACCATCGGGCTGTCGGTTCCACACACGCTGTCTCGAGGCCCGCGACGTCTGTCGTCGAGAGCAGCCGAAACTGCTCGGCGACGGACACCGAGCGGCGTG
- a CDS encoding ABC transporter ATP-binding protein: protein MSESIHHGSGTDVGPPDETDVVLEVRDIAVSFETARGESRVVNDVSFDVYREEVLGIVGESGSGKSMLASSLLNAVVAPGQVSGTVMYYPADGEPIDVVTAGRQELRELWWEEISFAIQGAQSAFNPTMNVRTHFVETLRAHDRDVDAGLEHVRDLLSDLYLDPELIFGSYPDELSGGMKQRALIALSLLLEPDVLVMDEPTAALDLLMQRSIVSLLQEIKTKYDLTLVFVTHDMPLVANIADRLAVMYAFEVAEIGPTRELLADASHPYTRALLNSVPNLKASPEDITSVGGASPDPVDVPEGCSYHPRCPLADAKCRSENPSFHDVGDDHVAACHHWEDARQRVPLDVATTEQS from the coding sequence ATGAGCGAATCAATCCACCACGGAAGCGGGACGGACGTCGGACCCCCCGACGAGACCGATGTCGTCCTCGAAGTACGCGACATCGCGGTGAGTTTCGAGACGGCCCGTGGCGAGTCGAGGGTCGTAAACGACGTCAGCTTCGACGTTTATCGCGAAGAGGTCCTCGGGATCGTCGGCGAGAGCGGCAGCGGCAAGTCGATGCTCGCCTCGTCGCTGCTCAACGCCGTTGTCGCCCCCGGGCAGGTTTCGGGAACGGTGATGTACTACCCGGCTGATGGCGAACCGATCGATGTCGTTACCGCGGGCCGACAAGAGCTCAGGGAACTCTGGTGGGAGGAGATCTCCTTCGCTATACAGGGCGCTCAGAGTGCGTTCAATCCGACGATGAACGTCCGGACACACTTCGTCGAGACACTCCGAGCGCACGATCGTGACGTCGACGCCGGGCTCGAACACGTCCGTGACCTCCTTTCGGACCTCTATCTCGATCCCGAACTGATATTCGGATCGTACCCTGATGAGCTCTCCGGCGGGATGAAACAGCGCGCGCTGATCGCACTCAGTCTCCTCCTCGAACCGGATGTGCTGGTGATGGACGAGCCGACGGCGGCGCTCGATCTGTTGATGCAGCGTTCGATCGTCAGCCTGCTCCAAGAGATCAAAACCAAGTACGACCTGACGCTGGTGTTCGTCACTCACGACATGCCGCTGGTGGCCAACATCGCCGATCGGCTCGCGGTGATGTACGCGTTCGAGGTCGCAGAGATCGGCCCGACCCGCGAACTCCTCGCCGACGCCTCCCACCCCTACACGCGTGCACTGTTGAACTCGGTCCCGAACCTCAAGGCATCGCCGGAGGACATCACGTCCGTCGGAGGGGCCAGTCCGGACCCGGTCGACGTTCCGGAAGGGTGCTCCTATCACCCGCGCTGCCCGCTGGCAGACGCGAAGTGTCGAAGCGAGAACCCGTCGTTCCATGACGTTGGGGACGACCACGTCGCGGCGTGTCACCACTGGGAGGACGCTCGGCAGCGGGTACCCCTCGACGTCGCTACCACCGAACAATCATGA
- a CDS encoding ABC transporter permease, with protein sequence MSRTDSPANDTETDGGSPVEDDLFTRTSRVTDSSRTNRLRHALDAHVYAPLAVAVEDTRTLIGGTIVAGFVLMATVGVVLVEPPQTMEGPIFQQPFRTLEYPLGTGGLGKDLFAQVVHSAPSMLKMILAGALLSTGIGTLIGTVAGYKGGRLDTALMGFTDLVLTIPGLALIVVLAAIYRPEDPVLVGLILGIDNWPRLSRTIRSQVLSIREEAFTEASRIMGLSEATLLRKDVISNLMPYISINFANSARRIIFESVALYFLGILPFTTLNWGVMLNEAYENISLTDPTKLYVILVPMVAIIVLSLGFILASQGLDRVFNVQLRARHARTVASDEPKSEAGD encoded by the coding sequence GTGAGTCGTACTGATAGTCCCGCCAACGACACCGAAACCGACGGCGGCTCGCCGGTCGAGGACGATCTCTTCACACGAACATCCAGAGTAACTGATAGTTCTCGGACCAATCGCCTCAGGCACGCGCTCGACGCGCACGTCTACGCCCCGCTCGCGGTGGCCGTCGAGGACACCCGGACGCTGATCGGCGGGACGATCGTCGCTGGGTTCGTTTTGATGGCGACCGTCGGGGTCGTGCTCGTCGAGCCACCACAGACGATGGAGGGACCGATCTTCCAGCAGCCGTTTCGAACGTTGGAGTACCCGCTGGGTACTGGCGGTCTCGGGAAGGACCTGTTCGCACAGGTCGTCCACTCCGCGCCGTCGATGTTGAAGATGATCCTCGCTGGTGCGCTTCTCTCGACCGGCATCGGGACTCTCATCGGCACGGTCGCTGGCTACAAAGGGGGACGACTGGACACGGCGTTGATGGGGTTCACCGACCTCGTGCTGACGATTCCGGGTCTCGCGTTGATCGTCGTGCTGGCTGCGATCTACCGGCCCGAGGATCCGGTCCTCGTCGGTCTTATCCTCGGTATCGACAACTGGCCGCGGCTCTCGCGCACAATCCGCTCGCAGGTCCTCTCGATCCGGGAGGAGGCGTTCACCGAGGCCTCGCGCATCATGGGTCTCAGCGAGGCGACGCTGCTCCGAAAGGACGTGATCTCCAATCTGATGCCGTACATTTCGATCAACTTCGCGAACAGCGCCCGGCGGATCATCTTCGAGTCGGTCGCGCTGTACTTTCTTGGTATCCTGCCGTTCACGACGTTGAACTGGGGCGTGATGTTGAACGAGGCCTACGAGAATATCAGCCTCACTGATCCCACGAAGCTGTACGTCATCCTCGTCCCGATGGTCGCCATCATCGTCCTGTCGCTCGGGTTCATCCTGGCTTCACAGGGGCTCGACCGGGTGTTCAATGTCCAGCTTCGCGCCCGGCACGCGCGAACTGTCGCTAGCGACGAACCGAAAAGCGAAGCCGGCGACTGA
- a CDS encoding ABC transporter permease, whose translation MSYYVKRIAQTIVVFLSTVTVTFGMYRLMPFGPVEQMKSQLQSEYQKSGQSLSRAQIEQINQQVETLTNIQPDAPLFQQYLSYMEGVLLHADFGTSIVLQEPVFEVLFEAMPWSVFISVYGLALGTTISLLLGAIMAYKEGSSFDTGLTVVSTLTQTVPYYIVAILVLIVFAFQLEWLPTGGKMTPGTAPGLNWPFIAGVVEHAALPVLSSFVAGFGGALAYRGNCVREMGKGYLRLARLRGLSQGRIAIRYVGRNALLPIYTTLMLGVASVFGSSIILEQIFNYRAMGFVTFNALLDRDYPLLMGAFIFFSAITLLGILVADLTYGIIDPRVEGGANRESY comes from the coding sequence ATGTCATACTACGTCAAACGTATCGCTCAAACGATCGTCGTTTTCCTCTCGACGGTCACAGTGACGTTCGGGATGTACCGGCTGATGCCGTTCGGCCCGGTTGAGCAGATGAAAAGCCAGCTGCAATCCGAGTATCAAAAGAGCGGGCAGAGTCTCTCGCGGGCACAGATCGAACAGATCAACCAGCAAGTCGAGACGCTTACCAACATCCAGCCGGACGCGCCGTTGTTCCAGCAGTATCTCAGCTACATGGAGGGCGTGTTGTTGCACGCTGACTTCGGGACCTCGATCGTGCTCCAAGAACCCGTCTTCGAGGTACTCTTCGAGGCGATGCCGTGGTCCGTCTTCATCAGCGTCTACGGGCTCGCACTCGGCACGACGATCAGTCTGCTGCTCGGGGCGATCATGGCGTACAAGGAAGGGAGCAGCTTCGATACGGGTCTGACCGTCGTGAGCACGCTGACCCAGACCGTGCCGTACTACATCGTGGCGATTCTCGTGCTCATTGTATTTGCCTTCCAACTCGAATGGCTCCCGACGGGGGGAAAGATGACGCCGGGAACAGCGCCAGGCCTGAACTGGCCGTTCATCGCCGGTGTCGTCGAGCACGCGGCGTTGCCGGTCCTGTCGAGTTTCGTCGCCGGCTTCGGGGGGGCGTTGGCGTACCGCGGTAACTGTGTGCGCGAGATGGGGAAAGGCTACCTCCGCCTCGCGCGACTCCGTGGACTGAGTCAGGGCCGCATCGCCATCCGGTACGTGGGGCGGAACGCGCTGCTGCCGATCTACACCACGTTGATGTTGGGGGTTGCATCGGTGTTCGGCAGTAGCATCATTCTCGAACAGATCTTCAACTACCGGGCGATGGGGTTTGTGACGTTCAACGCGCTGTTGGATCGGGACTACCCACTCCTCATGGGTGCGTTTATCTTTTTCAGTGCGATCACGCTGCTTGGCATTCTCGTCGCTGACCTGACCTACGGCATCATCGACCCACGGGTCGAAGGGGGTGCTAACCGTGAGTCGTACTGA
- a CDS encoding ABC transporter substrate-binding protein, translating to MADGNKSKADSNRSYRFSRRRVLELSTAASIGGLAGCSGDSGTNSSGNGGGAETGTGGSSGNATGSGSQTSGQGQGKPVTTEIKTHFGAWEPSNTNFNFFSPTGNQPPFSTYLWTEGTLYRNSSGQITYHTIEDVEFNDDGKEIIFRFNDGYSWWDGTDLTADDYLVQRRIDMFQQFGSLEEADVTLEKVDDHTVREIRDNPINPSFRLLSHVQAMYTKADYYRRWLKRYREAGSQEEIDAVTQDLTQHQISMEKFVDEGLGCSLWKPEEWNPQRVTYTKYGDHPRADWTNLDTWIWELVGGDQKFDQAFKSGQFDMGEINFDLVSESDIYEPVWRMGLPGVPKLTINFGNKHLGRRGVRRAIAHLIDHDQLRQVLKANHGTPYKSHPHINGMSSEIGKDWLGTDHLNKLLNYGSSSQPEKARQAMQNAGYSKNGKFWVGPDGNKVDGLTYITPPWPIYQSIQQYLGPVLTDFGLGIETVQPSSANFYKRLNESYEFDLLNWYHFGFHPANNYYVGEGSPTGFDTMRPAVEGSLSTDEPPKLNAKRTQRLNQPIRPQFPTKVGSKTVSDEGQTLYPLQWNQQLSQGQNKEEVAKIARKLSWYYNWQVPHIGLYEEVWQSWGRTDKFTFKQNHPETDRTAREHTIPNEDAIQVWQGHVSAKTE from the coding sequence ATGGCAGACGGCAACAAATCGAAAGCGGACAGCAATCGTTCGTATCGTTTCTCCCGCCGGCGAGTCCTAGAGCTGTCGACTGCCGCGTCCATCGGCGGTCTCGCTGGATGTAGCGGCGACAGCGGGACGAACTCGTCGGGTAATGGTGGCGGTGCGGAAACCGGAACTGGCGGCTCGTCCGGCAACGCGACCGGGAGCGGAAGTCAGACATCCGGCCAGGGGCAGGGAAAACCGGTGACGACGGAGATCAAGACCCACTTCGGTGCATGGGAACCCAGCAATACGAACTTCAATTTCTTCTCACCAACGGGCAACCAGCCACCGTTTTCGACGTACCTCTGGACCGAGGGGACCCTCTACCGGAACAGTAGCGGCCAGATAACCTACCACACCATCGAGGACGTCGAGTTCAACGACGACGGAAAGGAGATCATATTCCGTTTCAACGACGGATACAGTTGGTGGGACGGAACGGACCTCACCGCGGATGACTATCTGGTTCAGCGCCGGATCGATATGTTCCAGCAGTTCGGCTCCCTCGAGGAGGCCGACGTGACGCTCGAAAAGGTGGACGATCACACGGTCAGGGAGATCCGCGACAACCCGATAAACCCGTCCTTCCGGCTCCTCAGTCACGTACAGGCGATGTACACCAAGGCCGATTACTACCGGCGATGGCTCAAACGCTACAGGGAGGCCGGGAGTCAGGAGGAAATCGACGCAGTCACCCAGGACCTGACCCAACACCAGATCTCGATGGAGAAGTTCGTCGATGAAGGTCTCGGCTGTTCGCTGTGGAAACCGGAGGAGTGGAACCCACAGCGCGTCACTTACACGAAGTACGGGGACCATCCGCGGGCCGACTGGACGAACCTCGACACCTGGATCTGGGAGCTCGTCGGCGGCGACCAGAAGTTCGACCAGGCATTCAAGAGCGGTCAGTTCGACATGGGCGAAATCAACTTCGATCTCGTCAGCGAGTCCGACATCTACGAGCCCGTCTGGCGGATGGGGCTCCCCGGTGTGCCAAAGCTGACGATCAACTTCGGCAACAAACACCTTGGACGCCGCGGAGTCCGCCGGGCGATCGCGCATTTGATCGACCACGACCAGCTGCGACAGGTCCTGAAGGCCAACCACGGAACGCCATACAAGAGCCACCCGCACATCAACGGGATGTCCTCTGAGATCGGCAAAGACTGGCTCGGCACCGACCACCTAAACAAACTCCTGAACTACGGCAGCAGTTCACAGCCCGAGAAAGCACGTCAGGCGATGCAGAACGCGGGCTATTCGAAAAACGGTAAGTTCTGGGTTGGACCAGACGGCAACAAGGTCGACGGACTGACGTACATCACGCCACCGTGGCCGATCTACCAGAGCATCCAGCAGTACCTCGGTCCGGTGCTCACCGACTTCGGTCTCGGCATCGAGACCGTCCAGCCCTCCTCGGCCAACTTCTATAAGCGTCTCAACGAGTCCTACGAGTTCGACCTGCTCAACTGGTATCACTTCGGGTTCCATCCGGCGAACAACTACTACGTCGGCGAGGGATCGCCAACAGGGTTCGACACGATGCGGCCCGCCGTCGAGGGAAGTCTGTCGACCGACGAGCCCCCGAAGCTGAACGCGAAGCGAACCCAGCGGCTCAACCAGCCGATCCGGCCACAGTTCCCGACGAAAGTCGGATCGAAGACGGTTTCGGATGAGGGACAGACGCTCTATCCGCTTCAGTGGAACCAGCAGCTGAGTCAGGGTCAGAACAAAGAAGAGGTCGCAAAAATCGCTCGGAAGCTCTCGTGGTACTACAATTGGCAGGTCCCGCACATCGGCCTCTACGAGGAAGTCTGGCAGTCGTGGGGCCGAACGGACAAGTTCACATTCAAACAGAACCACCCCGAAACCGATCGGACCGCACGCGAACACACCATTCCGAACGAGGACGCTATCCAGGTGTGGCAGGGCCATGTCAGCGCCAAAACGGAGTGA
- a CDS encoding exo-beta-N-acetylmuramidase NamZ family protein, producing the protein MVRLGIENLMDREHSTLTGERVGLITNPSGVDSNLTPTTDLLHAAEDVDLRQLFGPEHGIRGSKQAGVKVEDSIDEQTGLPVKSLYGDDRQLRPASVAELDTVVYDLQDIGSRFYTLIYTLAYALQGTAGTDTRIMVLDRPNPIAPLSVRGNRISSDVESFVGGYGLPIVHGLTVGELARYFNAEYEIGADLDVVELSGWSRGEWYDETGLPWIHPSPNMPTLTTATIYPGTCFFEGTTLSEGRGTTKPFELVGAPWIDAEEWSASLNELDLDGIGFRPAYFTPTFSKHERKDIEGVHVHILDRDAADPVAVGITMLASAFATYPECDWLTMDDDYFVDKLAGGEYLRKRIDAGGADVDPHELLGDVRDDWESDETAFTETRSQHLLYGTD; encoded by the coding sequence ATGGTCCGTCTTGGCATAGAAAACCTCATGGACCGAGAGCATAGCACGCTCACGGGCGAACGCGTCGGGCTGATCACGAACCCGTCCGGCGTCGATTCGAACCTGACTCCCACGACTGACTTGCTTCACGCGGCCGAAGACGTTGATCTCCGCCAGCTGTTTGGCCCGGAGCATGGGATCCGTGGCAGCAAACAGGCCGGCGTGAAGGTCGAAGACAGTATCGATGAACAGACCGGACTTCCCGTGAAGAGCCTCTACGGCGACGACCGCCAGCTACGGCCGGCGTCGGTCGCGGAACTCGACACCGTTGTGTACGATCTACAGGACATCGGCTCGCGGTTTTACACGCTCATTTACACGCTCGCGTACGCGCTGCAGGGAACTGCGGGAACGGATACCCGAATCATGGTGCTCGACCGGCCGAATCCGATCGCCCCACTCTCCGTGCGCGGCAACCGCATCAGCAGCGATGTCGAATCGTTCGTCGGCGGCTACGGTCTTCCTATCGTTCATGGCCTCACCGTCGGCGAACTCGCCCGATATTTCAACGCGGAGTATGAAATCGGTGCCGATCTCGACGTTGTCGAACTCTCGGGGTGGTCCCGGGGGGAGTGGTACGACGAGACGGGGCTTCCGTGGATCCATCCCTCACCGAACATGCCGACGCTGACGACGGCGACGATCTATCCCGGCACCTGTTTTTTCGAAGGGACGACGCTCTCGGAGGGTCGTGGCACCACCAAGCCCTTCGAGCTCGTCGGCGCACCGTGGATCGACGCCGAGGAGTGGTCCGCGTCGCTGAACGAACTTGACCTCGATGGGATCGGGTTCCGGCCAGCGTACTTCACCCCGACGTTCTCGAAACACGAGCGTAAGGACATCGAGGGCGTGCACGTTCACATTCTCGATCGCGACGCCGCCGATCCCGTCGCAGTGGGGATCACGATGCTCGCCTCTGCGTTCGCTACGTATCCGGAATGCGACTGGCTGACGATGGACGACGACTACTTCGTGGACAAGCTAGCGGGAGGAGAGTATCTTCGGAAGAGGATCGACGCCGGAGGGGCTGACGTCGATCCGCACGAACTGCTCGGCGATGTCCGGGACGACTGGGAAAGCGACGAGACAGCGTTCACCGAGACGCGCAGTCAGCATCTCCTGTACGGCACTGACTGA
- a CDS encoding IclR family transcriptional regulator, with amino-acid sequence MTEDSWSGSIESTRRSFAIVETLRELDGARLTEVATACNLPNSTAYNHLMTLIKCGYVVREGDNYRLSLRFLDLGEYTRSRRRLYNVGYSEVEDIAETTGEVASLVVEEAEFGVYICSVDGPDAVPLDIRVGKRVRLHTTALGKCILAGLPDEHIERIVDSNGLVSCTENTITDRETLFAEIETIREQGIAYDLEERVNGIACIAAPVRAETGKILGALGISGPVQRFSDTETSREYVESLHNATNVIELKLAYS; translated from the coding sequence ATGACTGAAGACTCTTGGTCCGGCTCGATCGAGTCTACGCGTCGTTCCTTCGCTATCGTTGAAACTCTTCGTGAGCTTGATGGTGCCCGCCTGACCGAAGTCGCAACGGCCTGTAATCTACCGAACAGTACCGCTTACAACCACCTCATGACGCTGATCAAGTGCGGGTACGTCGTGCGCGAGGGCGACAACTATCGGCTGAGTCTTCGATTCCTCGACCTCGGTGAGTACACCCGGAGCCGTCGGAGGCTCTACAATGTCGGCTACTCGGAAGTCGAAGACATAGCTGAGACGACGGGTGAAGTCGCGAGTCTCGTCGTCGAAGAGGCCGAATTCGGCGTCTATATCTGTTCGGTCGACGGACCTGATGCAGTTCCGCTGGACATCCGTGTCGGGAAACGCGTTCGTTTGCACACGACAGCTCTCGGAAAGTGTATCCTCGCTGGATTGCCCGACGAACACATCGAGAGGATCGTCGATTCGAACGGGCTCGTATCTTGCACCGAGAACACCATTACTGACCGGGAAACGCTGTTTGCGGAGATCGAGACCATTCGTGAGCAGGGTATCGCATACGACCTGGAAGAGCGCGTGAATGGCATCGCCTGCATCGCTGCCCCAGTGCGGGCCGAGACGGGGAAAATTCTTGGCGCGCTGGGTATATCCGGACCGGTTCAGCGTTTCAGCGATACTGAAACTAGTAGGGAGTACGTCGAATCCCTCCACAATGCGACGAATGTTATCGAGCTGAAGCTGGCTTATTCGTAG